Proteins encoded within one genomic window of Bombus terrestris chromosome 11, iyBomTerr1.2, whole genome shotgun sequence:
- the LOC100646871 gene encoding pecanex-like protein 1 isoform X2, whose product MGSQMLEILRQGVWASLTGGWFYDPRLDVFSNTFHLYIWLFLLCLPFIIYLYFPPTLYVWIAYCSSIGALFGTIKYVNHTLHCMYDTTECLEESGQAISQQRSESEKRRTVHNKCREQSQEQVDHGIELQVLSGKTDTPPVECSSRNSFIESNVQNADADSITSEYNRDKPSSTIDLKVEIHRKNSSESSEEAQQLTKPMVSSINIHETELGSAQYHEPCFRNIINERRLKRQKCVVITEEDRQGSRKLCRHASEDSRNRHSKQGSLGKTGSESQIKQTSSLELEHHGDDYPYWKSNQSVRRLNSNSIPMETHLMNDHPQSLEIISKKEDTEKNKISSHPQSLEVITKKPHQQLIHPQSLETIGATNKNINTTDDNNLPLHPQSLETINTKKVLPQNTLKKNQLQLLPYLSYGSEIVHPIEEQSDEQFANESSGGFSLQDSYSPLLTRKTCEINATSNRDRSLSTSRFEDRFSRRNEDGGVDNDSANSRDALIEEPKSGVKRRYSNASQSSREFSDLENLFKDKQDKSKNIDDPLNVGSIVGIDQLFEGGDCTIESRINKGLHSKEPDSGSSNMMPFEYTAYSSNMENEAKRMLLPQVETDNKRHQGAIPKQSRPKPAIEAIDDNITTTEQTRQKLKRTLEVKREKDRRRDGRFDRFEQTSGSNNELSTLSLASSLLATLLTSGRELPGQSSTVSDLRLSRNSETRTARKRRVPLKCSIRSTRVPRDRNRDDNVVPLTALFGLISNEECHLVANHNDAVEATVPYFRDENGRWLAYTFDEKGSGVAAAAQVPSNNNDKLLNTLLRQQLNQNLHYDANWELIDSLSNSYSSLSLNSPDLSVIIDTPPVLSSPESNQTKAQNSLSSNPVETSERDQIHQNNGNSIQYELETLERDQFHQDILSRIESMTERNQRLRNLLGYFNLNIYPTDSNRRDRPALTLQTCAVGDINTSLSWNRFIGGLDGSESKPKQSRQDKQYYYKWKIGKLPHIKVRFDRLFLLALLDRNLTIFEIIISTLLAVAVAGLGLVLLQQGFYRDIFAFMLCFVTAGCQYSLLKSVQPDAASPIHGFNRIIVFSRPVYYILCSGFILIFNESLRNFKASEFRIYGLRITDYDVLLQIRNILLIFLLCFPIIFSFGLLPQINTFLMYLCEHIDIHLFGGNATTSLISSIYCLSRSIVTVVILYGFAYGALTEPKSSQHILFSIFAGLLVAISYHLSRSSSDPTVIWDIVKTNLWPPEIYTEEKEAKIIENTSHRDTVPTTYKEVKLRIYERKKHVKIKFTEQMSDTELVDPLPEKLKATVNARLKNDLIVCAVIGTLSFGIHCSTVFTALQPELNPVLWGIASCLGLLLHYIVPQLRKQLPWLCLSRPVLRSHEYAQFEVREPVKIMWFEKAYVCLCFLERNVLYPVVFLGALTECSSKIVAKFGESVGALIIVVCGLKSLRSAYSDPSTRYLVLIFAVLFFKLDFRNLSETFLVDYFITGIVFAKVYELLLKIRFVVTYIAPWQITWGSAFHAFAQPFSVPHSAMLFLQAGISALLSTPLNPLLGSAIFISSYVRPVKFWERDYKTRRVDHSNTRMSSHLDRNIGADDNNLNSIFYEQLTRSLQHSLYGDLALGRWGNVEQGDCFLLASDYLNCLVHIVQLGNGLVTFQLRGLEFRGTYCQQREVEAITEGIEDNDNCCCCEMGHFSNVLSVNAAFSQRWLAWEVASAKYVLEGYSISDNSAVSMLQVFEFRKVLVTYYVKSIVFYAVKSPKLKYWLENSDISDALKITLDKNFVDLDPVFNLSIHEDYDIRTCGITRSSFCNVYLDWIQYCVTKQDKTLDKSRNSSLVSLCLALSLLGRRVLGALSHNTVSSVEFFLYGLHALFKGDFRITSVRDEWVLYDVDLLRNVVAKGVRMALKLHQDHFMSPEQYGEPSALYEAIDSHDKNLVISHEADPLWRNAVLNGAPSLLALRHVLDDGIDEYKVIMLNKRFLSFRVIKMNRECVRGLWAGQQQELVYLRNRNPERGSIQNAKQALRNIINSSCDQPIGYPIYVSPLITSYAETNEQLCSIIGGPLSLDIIKSNILKLWQRIRRRCGQGCSSGGTGSQDDGGFGNDGVYAMTTYNIHLGYGQSTGHNTSGSQSIDSGCQIGGSTGRGSLGRANTGSLGGNRGSLASVGKPTTSTLASLAGLLSNSDIKTETKCETSFINKPEKDEILQRVRIIDPNQVYDAINLGRRIDVIWPDERMRQQGGRSGWQHWVPERGMEGCVVHCWSPNHRDPNRRSHVDKVILLVKIDDKYVPIAEQGVKDLGAEV is encoded by the exons ATGGGTTCTCAAATGCTGGAAATTTTAAGACAAGGCGTCTGGGCGAGCCTGACAGGAGGCTGGTTTTACGATCCCCGTCTCGACGTTTTTTCAAATACATTTCACTTGTACATTTGGCTTTTCTTACTTTGTTTACCGTTTATTATATATCTT tattttcCACCGACGTTATATGTTTGGATAGCATATTGTTCTTCAATTGGAGCACTTTTTGGTACGATAAAGTATGTTAACCATACACTTCATTGCATGTATGATACAACTGAGTGTTTAGAAGAATCAGGTCAAGCTATTAGCCAACAAAGATCAGAAAGTGAAAAAAGACGCACAGTGCATAATAAATGCAGGGAACAATCACAGGAACAAGTAGATCATGGAATAGAACTGCAAGTCTTAAGTG GAAAAACAGATACACCACCTGTAGAATGCTCATCACGTAACTCTTTTATTGAATCAAATGTGCAAAATGCAGATGCTGATAGTATAACATCTGAATATAATCGAGATAAGCCTAGTTCAACTATAGATTTGAAAGTAGAAATTCACAGAAAAAATAGCTCAGAAAGTTCAGAAGAAGCACAACAGCTAACTAAACCAATGGTATCTAGTATAAATATACACGAAACAGAATTAGGTTCTGCACAATATCATGAACCATGTtttcgaaatataataaatg AAAGAAGATTGAAAAGACAGAAATGTGTTGTAATTACTGAAGAGGATCGACAAGGTTCAAGAAAATTATGCAGACATGCATCTGAAGATTCACGAAATCGTCATTCCAAACAGGGTAGTCTTGGTAAAACAGGTTCTGAAAGTCAAATAAAACAAACAAGTTCGTTAGAATTGGAACACCATGGAGATGATTATCCTTACTGGAAATCAAACCAAAGTGTTCGGCGTCTCAATTCTAACTCAATTCCAATGGAAACACATTTAATGAATGATCATCCACAGAGTTTAGAAATTATATCCAAAAAAGAAGATacggaaaaaaataaaatttcctcaCATCCACAATCTTTAGAG GTTATTACAAAAAAGCCACATCAACAACTTATTCATCCACAAAGTCTTGAAACAATTGGTGctactaataaaaatataaacactACAGATGACAATAATTTACCTCTTCATCCGCAAAGTCTTGAAACAATTAATACTAAAAAG GTATTACctcaaaatacattaaaaaaaaaccaATTACAATTATTACCATATCTTAGTTATGGATCAGAAATAGTACATCCTATAGAAGAACAAAGTGATGAACAGTTTGCTAATGAAAGTTCTGGAGGATTTAGCCTTCAGGATTCTTATAGTCCATTACTTACTCGGAAGACTTGTGAAATTAATGCTACCTCTAATCGGGACAGAAGTCTTAGTACTAGCCGATTTGAAGATAGATTTTCAAG ACGTAATGAAGATGGTGGTGTAGATAATGATTCTGCAAATTCTCGTGATGCACTAATTGAAGAACCAAAGTCCGGTGTTAAAAGAAGATACAGTAATGCAAGCCAAAGCAGCCGTGAATTCTCGgatttagaaaatttgtttaaagatAAACAagataaatcgaaaaatatagatGATCCTTTAAACGTTGGAAGTATAGTTGGAATAGATCAATTATTTGAAGGTGGTGATTGTACAATAGAATCGCGAATAAATAAAG GATTACATAGTAAAGAACCAGATTCTGGTTCATCTAATATGATGCCTTTTGAGTATACAGCATACTCATCGAATATGGAAAATGAGGCAAAAAGAATGTTACTTCCACAAGTAGAAACAGATAACAAACGTCATCAAGGTGCAATACCTAAACAAAGCCGTCCAAAACCTGCAATAGAAGCTATAGATGATAATATTACAACTACTGAACAAACCCGACAGAAATTAAAACGAACATTAGAAgtcaaaagagagaaagatagaagaagAGATGGAAGATTTGATAGATTCGAGCAAACTAGCGGTTCAAACAACGAGTTAAGTACACTTAGTCTTGCATCTTCCTTGTTAGCTACATTATTGACATCTGGCCGAGAATTACCAGGTCAATCTAGCACCGTCTCAGATTTAAGATTAAGCCGCAATTCAGAGACTCGAACGGCACGAAAAAGACGTGTTCCTTTGAAATGTTCGATTCGATCGACTCGTGTACCACGAGATCGGAATCGAGATGATAACGTCGTTCCACTTACTGCTTTATTTGGATTGATATCAAACGAAGAATGTCATTTAGTTGCTAATCATAACGATGCTGTAGAAGCAACTGTACCTTATTTTCGAGATGAAAACGGCCGCTGGCTAGCTTACACCTTCGATGAGAAAGGATCTGGTGTTGCTGCAGCTGCGCAAGTTCCttctaataataacgataaattattaaatacattattacGTCAACAACTTaatcaaaatttacattatGATGCGAATTGGGAATTAATAGACTCTTTGAGTAATAGTTATAGTAGTTTATCTTTGAATTCTCCTGACTTGAGTGTTATAATAGATACACCACCTGTTCTGTCCAGTCCAGAAAGCAATCAAACCAAAGCACAAAATTCATTATCGTCAAATCCAGTGGAAACTTCGGAACGTGATCAAATTCATCAAAATAATGGAAATTCTATTCAATATGAACTCGAAACCTTAGAACGAGATCAGTTCCATCAAGACATATTATCACGTATAGAATCAATGACAGAGAGAAATCAAAGATTACGAAATTTATTGGgatatttcaatttgaatatttacccAACAGATTCAAATCGCCGAGATAGGCCTGCCTTAACATTACAGACGTGTGCAGTGGGTGACATAAATACAAGTCTATCTTGGAATCGATTTATTGGTGGCTTAGATGGATCTGAATCCAAACCTAAACAATCAAGACAAGACAAGCAATATTACTATAaatggaaaattggaaaattaccGCATATCAAAGTGCGATTCGATCGTTTATTTTTGTTGGCCTTATTAGATCGAAATTTGACAATATTTGAGATTATTATTTCGACGCTTTTAGCAGTTGCTGTTGCGGGATTGGGTCTCGTATTGCTCCAACAAGGATTTTACCGAGATATATTTGCTTTCATGCTTTGTTTTGTAACTGCTGGCTGTcaatattcattattaaaatcCGTTCAGCCTGATGCAGCTTCCCCAATACATGGCTTCAATCGCATTATAGTATTTTCTCGACctgtttattatatattgtgTTCAGGATTCATATTAATCTTTAATGAATCCTTGAGAAATTTTAAAGCATCTGAATTTCGAATATATGGTTTACGGATTACTGATTATGATGTTCTATTACAgattcgtaatattttattaatttttcttttatgctTTCCTATTATATTTTCCTTCGGGTTACTTCCACAAATTAATACTTTTCTAATGTATCTCTGTGAACATATAGATATCCATTTATTTGGTGGAAATGCAACCACAagtttaatttcttcaatatatTGTCTATCTCGCAGCATAGTCACTGTTGTTATATTGTATGGATTTGCTTACGGAGCACTTACAGAGCCTAAATCTTCACAGCATATTTTATTCTCTATTTTTGCGGGTTTATTAGTCGCTATATCTTACCATTTAAGTAGATCATCTTCAGATCCTACAGTAATATGGGACATTGTTAAAACAAATTTGTGGCCTCCAGAAATTTatacagaagaaaaagaagctaaAATCATTGAGAATACATCTCATAGAGATACTGTACCCACAACATACAAAGAAGTAAAACTTAgaatttatgaaagaaaaaaacatgtaaaaattaaatttactgAACAAATGTCAGATACAGAATTGGTAGATCCATTACCTGAAAAATTAAAAGCAACAGTGAATGCaagattaaaaaatgatttaatagTTTGTGCAGTGATAGGTACTCTATCTTTTGGAATCCATTGTTCAACTGTGTTTACAGCCTTACAACCAGAACTGAATCCAGTTTTATGGGGTATTGCAAGTTGCCTTGGACTTTTGCTACATTACATTGTACCACAACTTCGAAAACAATTGCCATGGCTGTGCTTATCAAGACCAGTATTACGTAGCCATGAATATGCACAATTTGAAGTTCGTGAACCTGTGAAGATTATGTGGTTTGAAAAGGCATATGTTTGTCTGTGCTTTTTAGAAAGAAACGTTCTCTATCCAGTTGTATTTTTGGGAGCACTTACAGAATGTTCATCAAAAATTGTAGCTAAGTTTGGAGAAAGTGTGGGAGCATTGATTATAGTTGTGTGTGGATTAAAATCTTTAAGATCTGCATACTCTGATCCATCAACGCGTTATTTGGTTTTGATTTTTGCTGTTCTGTTCTTCAAACTAGATTTTCGAAATCTCAGCGAAACATTTTTGGTGGACTATTTTATCACAGGAATAGTTTTTGCAAAAGTTTATGAACTACTATTGAAAATACGATTTGTAGTCACATATATTGCACCTTGGCAAATTACTTGGGGTAGTGCATTTCATGCATTTGCCCAACCTTTCTCCGTTCCGCATTCtgctatgctgtttctacaagCAGGGATTTCTGCACTTTTAAGTACTCCTTTAAATCCTCTTTTGGGCAGTGCAATATTTATATCATCATATGTACGTCCAGTGAAATTTTGGGAACGAGATTATAAGACAAGAAGAGTAGATCATTCGAATACCCGAATGTCTTCGCATTTAGATCGAAACATAGGAGCAGATGATAATAATTTGAATTCAATTTTCTATGAACAATTAACAAGATCCCTGCAACATAGCCTGTATGGAGACCTTGCCCTCGGTCGGTGGGGAAATGTGGAACAAGGCGATTGTTTTCTACTAGCATCTGATTACTTGAATTGCTTGGTACATATTGTTCAATTAGGAAACGGTCTAGTAACCTTTCAATTAAGAGGTCTTGAATTCAGGGGAACATATTGTCAGCAAAgagaa GTAGAAGCAATCACTGAAGGAATTGAAGATAATGACAATTGTTGTTGTTGTGAAATGGGTCATTTTTCAAACGTATTAAGTGTAAACGCAGCTTTTAGTCAACGCTGGTTAGCTTGGGAAGTTGCAAGTGCTAAATACGTTTTAGAAGGATACTCGATTTCAGATAATTCAGCAGTTTCTATGCTCCAAGTGTTTGAATTTCGTAAAGTACTAGTTACTTACTATGTCAAAAGTATTGTTTTCTATGCTGTTAAATCACCAAAACTGAAATATTGGTTGGAGAATTCTGATATTTCGGACGCCCTAAAAATAACGCTTGACAAAAATTTCGTTGATTTGGATCCAGTTTTTAATTTGAGCATTCATGAAGATTACGATATCCGAACATGCGGCATCACAAGAAGTAGTTTCTGTAATGTTTATTTGGATTggatacagtattgcgttactaAACAAGACAAG ACATTAGACAAATCAAGAAATTCGTCATTGGTATCTTTATGTCTTGCTTTAAGTCTTTTGGGGAGACGTGTTTTAGGAGCATTATCTCATAACACGGTTTCCAGtgttgaattttttttatatggATTACATGCTCTTTTTAAAG gaGATTTCCGTATAACATCTGTTCGAGATGAATGGGTTTTATATGACGTAGATTTATTACGAAATGTCGTGGCAAAAGGTGTAAGAATGGCATTAAAACTACATCAAGATCATTTCATGAGTCCAGAGCAGTATGGTGAACCGTCTGCTCTTTATGAAGCTATAGATAGCCATGATAAAAATCTCGTGATTAGTCATGAAGCGGATCCACTGTGGAGAAATGCTGTCTTAAATGGTGCACCCAGTCTTTTAGCTCTCAG acATGTACTTGATGATGGTATTGATGAATATAAGGTGATAATGCTTAACAAACGCTTTTTAAGTTTTCGGGTGATTAAAATGAATCGTGAATGTGTTCGTGGCTTATGGGCTGGACAGCAACAAGAGTTAGTTTACTTGAGAAATAGGAATCCTGAGCGAGGTTCTATACAAAATGCTAAACAAGCTCTTAGAAACATCATAAATAGTTCCTGTGATCAACCAATTGGGTACCCGATTTACGTTTCACCATTAATAACTAGTTATGCAGAGACTAATGAACAATTATGTTCCATAATCGGTGGGCCTTTGAGTCTCGATATAATTAAAAGCAATATCTTAAAACTATGGCAAAG aattagAAGAAGGTGTGGTCAGGGTTGTTCATCAGGAGGGACAGGATCTCAAGATGATGGAGGTTTTGGAAATGATGGAGTGTATGCAATGACTacatataatattcatttag GTTATGGACAATCAACAGGTCATAATACATCTGGTTCACAATCCATAGACTCTGGGTGCCAAATTGGTGGATCGACTGGACGTGGTTCTTTAGGAAGAGCAAACACTGGATCTTTAGGTGGAAATAGGGGATCTTTGGCTTCGGTTGGAAAACCTACAACTTCGACGCTTGCCAGTTTAGCCGGTCTTCTTAGCAATAGTGATATTAAAACTGAAACGAAATGTGAAACGAGTTTCATAAATAAACCCGAAAAGGATGAAATCTTACAACGAGTACGT ATCATAGATCCTAACCAAGTCTATGATGCTATTAATTTGGGTCGCCGCATAGATGTAATTTGGCCAGATGAGAGAATGAGACAACAGGGTGGTAGATCTGGATGGCAGCATTGGGTACCTGAAAGAGGTATGGAAGGATGCGTTGTTCATTGTTGGTCTCCGAATCATCGTGATCCTAATCGGCGGTCTCACGTAGATAAAGTTATCTTACTTGTCAAAATTGATGATAAATATGTTCCAATAGCGGAACAAGGTGTAAAAGATTTGGGGGCAGAAGTATGA